In a genomic window of Nomascus leucogenys isolate Asia chromosome 4, Asia_NLE_v1, whole genome shotgun sequence:
- the LOC105740274 gene encoding Sjoegren syndrome nuclear autoantigen 1 homolog, with protein sequence MLTQQGVALQNYDSKLVKCIEELCQKQEKLCRQIQQEEDEKQRLQNEVRQLTEKLACVNEKLARVNENLARKIASRSKFYQTIVETEATYLKMLESSQTLLSVLKREAGNLTKATASDQKSSGGRDS encoded by the coding sequence ATGTTGACCCAGCAGGGCGTGGCGCTGCAGAACTACGACAGCAAGCTGGTCAAATGCATAGAGGAGCTATGCCAGAAGCAGGAGAAGCTGTGCCGGCAGATCCAGCAGGAGGAGGACGAGAAACAGCGGCTGCAGAATGAGGTGAGGCAGCTGACAGAGAAGCTGGCCTGCGTCAATGAGAAGCTGGCCCGCGTCAATGAGAACCTGGCACGCAAGATTGCCTCTCGCAGTAAGTTCTACCAGACCATCGTGGAGACGGAGGCCACCTACCTCAAGATGCTGGAGAGCTCCCAGACTTTGCTCAGTGTCCTGAAGAGGGAAGCTGGGAACCTGACCAAGGCTACAGCCTCAGACCAGAAAAGTAGCGGTGGCAGGGACAGCTGA